From the genome of Eriocheir sinensis breed Jianghai 21 chromosome 47, ASM2467909v1, whole genome shotgun sequence, one region includes:
- the LOC126981331 gene encoding prefoldin subunit 1-like isoform X2, which translates to MAFLELQGKMQETNQKLRIADVQVESLKKQIVHAQLTDKEIQSLGDSTRVYESVGRMFLLTDIPMVRENLKAKVGKCNEKITNLQSNKEYLERSMQESQDNLREMIKLKQSVGVI; encoded by the exons ATG GCCTTCCTGGAGCTGCAGGGGAAAATGCAGGAGACAAACCAGAAGTTGCGGATTGCTGACGTGCAAGTGGAGAGCCTCAAGAAGCAGATTGTTCATGCGCAGCTCACAGACAAAGagatacag AGCTTGGGCGACAGCACAAGAGTCTACGAGAGTGTGGGCCGCATGTTCTTGCTCACCGACATACCAATGGTGAGGGAGAACCTGAAGGCCAAGGTTGGTAAGTGCAATGAGAAGATCACCAACCTGCAGAGCAACAAGGAGTACCTGGAGCGCAGTATGCAGGAGAGCCAGGACAACTTGAGGGAGATGATCAAGTTGAAGCAGTCTGTCGGGGTAATCtaa
- the LOC126981331 gene encoding prefoldin subunit 1-like isoform X1 produces MSRGEPDQELKKAFLELQGKMQETNQKLRIADVQVESLKKQIVHAQLTDKEIQSLGDSTRVYESVGRMFLLTDIPMVRENLKAKVGKCNEKITNLQSNKEYLERSMQESQDNLREMIKLKQSVGVI; encoded by the exons ATGTCGCGGGGGGAGCCTGACCAGGAGCTGAAGAAG GCCTTCCTGGAGCTGCAGGGGAAAATGCAGGAGACAAACCAGAAGTTGCGGATTGCTGACGTGCAAGTGGAGAGCCTCAAGAAGCAGATTGTTCATGCGCAGCTCACAGACAAAGagatacag AGCTTGGGCGACAGCACAAGAGTCTACGAGAGTGTGGGCCGCATGTTCTTGCTCACCGACATACCAATGGTGAGGGAGAACCTGAAGGCCAAGGTTGGTAAGTGCAATGAGAAGATCACCAACCTGCAGAGCAACAAGGAGTACCTGGAGCGCAGTATGCAGGAGAGCCAGGACAACTTGAGGGAGATGATCAAGTTGAAGCAGTCTGTCGGGGTAATCtaa
- the LOC126981330 gene encoding oxidoreductase HTATIP2-like, translating to MSGLVALVLGGSGEVGQELVRELINHPSFSRVVLITRRQLELKSDKTEQRLVDFDKLDDHKEAFEGAQIAFCCLGTTRGKAGAKGFVQVDRDYVVHAARLLKEAACPHFNLVTYSGANKNSFFLYPKTKGEAEAMVTELNFPRLSIFRPALLLCERQESRPMEKVAQIVVRGFDWRNKISVGTDTVARAMIINALEPQSPSKSEEECKVEIFQNNDILRLGID from the exons ATGAGTGGGCTGGTGGCACTGGTGCTGGGGGGTTCAGGGGAGGTGGGACAGGAGCTGGTGCGGGAGCTGATCAATCACCCGTCCTTCTCTCGTGTTGTCCTGATAACCCGCCGGCAGCTGGAACTCAAATCAGACAAGACAGAACAGCGGCTTGTGGACTTTGACAAGCTAGATGACCACAAGGAGGCTTTTGAAGGAGCTCAG ATAGCATTTTGTTGTCTGGGCACCACGCGGGGGAAGGCTGGGGCCAAGGGGTTTGTGCAAGTGGACCGAGACTACGTGGTCCATGCTGCCCGCCTGCTGAAGGAAGCTGCCTGCCCTCACTTCAACTTGGTTACATACAGCGGTGCCAACAAaaactccttcttcctctaccccAAAACTAAAG GTGAAGCCGAGGCAATGGTCACAGAGCTCAACTTCCCTCGACTGTCCATCTTCCGACCTGCGTTGCTCCTCTGTGAACGCCAGGAGTCAAGGCCCATGGAAAAGGTTGCTCAG ATTGTTGTCCGAGGGTTTGACTGGCGGAACAAGATTAGCGTTGGGACAGACACTGTAGCGAGGGCCATGATTATCAACGCCTTAGAGCCTCAGTCACCCTCCAAGTCTGAGGAGGAGTGCAAAGTAGAGATCTTTCAAAACAATGACATACTGCGCCTTGGCATTGACTGA